The window TGGTGGCGCGGGTGGCGACGGTGAAGGGGGCGATCATGGGCGCGTGGGAAACACCCAGTGCATCACTCATGAAGCAGGTGGCCGACGTGAAGTCGCCTCCGGGCGTGGCTTGGTGGGCGGGCGGCGTGGCGGCGGGGCGCGGTGTGCCGGTGGGTCGGCGTCCGGGGGGGGGAGCCGGGCCCGGCGTCGGCGCCCCGCGCGCGGCGGGCTGCGCCGGCGTCGCTCTGCGGGGCGGGCGCGGCGGCGGCGCGGGGGTGCGGGTCGCGAGACGGTGTCCCGCGCGTATCTCGTGGGCGGGCCCCGGCCGGGCGGGGCGGCGTCCTCGGCCGTCCGCGGCGGGTCGCGGTCGGGGCGGGTCGGCGCGGTCGCGGGCAGGTGCGTTCGCTCGGCCGGGGCCTCGCCCGATCGGGATTGGCGAACGCGGCGGCGTATTGGGGGCTCTCGGTGGAGCAATACAAGAAGAAGGCCGATGTCTGGCCGATCAACACGAACGGCGAACTGCTGGTGACGGTGATCATCGAGAGCAAGGAAGGGCTTGCCCACGCCCGCGAGATCGCGGCCGAGCCGGGCGTGGGCAGTCGCCGTGGACGGGGGGGCGGGGGCGGGGGGCGCGGGAGCGCGGCAAGCGGGGAGATGGAACAGTGGAAGGATGGCGTGCATCTGCAGGGCGCAACGGTGGGGGCGGTGGAGAGGGGGGGGGGGGGGGGGGGGGTGGGGGGGGGGGGGGGGGGGGGGGGGGGGGGGGGGGGGGGGGGGGGCGGCGGGGGGGGGGGGGGGGGGGGGGGGGGGGGCGGGGGGGGGGGGGCGGCCGCGGCGCGCGCGCCGCGCGGCGTCGCCGGGGCGGCGCCGCGCCGGGCGGCGGCGGCGCGCCCGGGCCGGCCGGCCGGGGCCCGCGGCGCGCGCGGGCGGGGCGCCGCGGCGCGGCCGCCGCGCGCGGCGCCCGCCGCCAGGCGCGTCGCCGGCCGAGCCGCGCCGCAGCGCTCGGAGCCGCCACCTGGAGTCGGCGGGCGTCCGACGCCCAGGATCCAAGCCCGGCCAGTCCTGTCGGCGGGTCCCCCGACTGGTGCTTCGAGCCAACCGTCCGCAGGTTGTCACACTGCGCGTGCTGGCTGGACGTCTCCCGTCTCCAATCTCCCGTCTCCCGTCTTCAGTTTACGGCTTCTTCAACCCGTCCCTCGTCGGACTGTCATCCTCATTCCACGCAAACGGCGCCCCCTTCACTTGCCTCGGGTACACCTCGTTCAAGTTCGTCGCGTCGTACATGCGTCCGTTCTTCATGACGTACTTGATCGCCTGCGTGTTCTGCAGATTCTCCAGCGGATTGCGGTCGAACACGATGAGATCGGCCATCTTGCCGACTTCGAGTGAGCCGACATCCTTGCCCAGGCCCAGCGCTTTCGCGCCGTGAATGGTGGCCACCTTCAGTGCATCGTGCGGCGTCATCCCTTCGCCCATCCCGATGTTCCACATCTCCCAGTGGAAGCCGATGCCTTGCTGCTGACCGTGTGAGCCCACGCCCGCCGAGCCGCCGGCGTCGATGAGCTTTTTGATGTCACCACCGGCCTGCTTCATGTTGTACTGCGAGTCGTGGAACCAGCCGGCCTGACCCATCGTGGTCACCGCGCCCGCTGAACCACCACGACGCAAGATCTTGCCTTCGAGATCGCTCCATGGCGTGAACAGCTGCAGCTTGGCGTCGTGCAGCAAGTCCATCTTCTCGTACCAGTAGTTCTCGGCCCATGGCGCGCCGTACGAGACGATGAGCGTGGGGGTGTACGTCATCCCCGATTCGGCGAGCAGCTTGATGACATCGCTCTGCAGCGGATACGTCGGGATCGTGTGCTCGTGCCCGCTGTAGCCGTCGATCGCCTCGGTGATGTTCATCTTCACATCCAGGCCGCCTTCGGTCGTCGGCATGAGCTTGAGCTCATTGGCCGCCTGAATGACCCACTGCCGCACTTCTCGGTTGCCGGTCTGGTATTCCTTGATCGTCTTCGTGTCGTAGTACTCGGCGTACCGCCGCAGCACGCGACGCGCGTCGTCGATGTTACGGATGTTCTCCGCCGCGAACACGCCGGGACCGGTGGAGTAGATGCGCGGTGCCAACACGCGACCGGCCTTCTCCTGATCTTCGTAGCTCAGCACATCGGTGCTACCAGTCTGCGGATCGCGCGCCGTGGTGACGCCGTAGGCGAGGTTCGCCGCGTAACTCCACACCGGATCGCGATGGATGTTGTTCGCGACGCGCAAGTGTGCGTGCGTATCCACGAATCCGGGAATGATGGTCTTGCCGCTCACGTCGATCGTGCGCGCACCGGCCGGCGCCTTCACCGAGCCGCTCTTGCCGATGCCGACGATGCGATTGTTCACGATGGCGATATCACCGCTCGCGAAGATCTCGCTCCCCTTCATCGTGCTGAGTCGCGCGCCCTTCAGCAGCACGCTCGCCTTGGGGATATCGCGCGGCGCCGCAACCCTGATACGCGTTTCCACGGGCTTGTACGTGGCCAGCGTACGGGCAGCACCGCGTCCAGCCGGCGCAGCGGCGGAGTCACCGCCACCGGCACCGGGCGCGGGACGTGGATTCGCTTTGCGCACGGAATCATCGAACGCCATCCCGCGCTCGATATCGTACACCGCGTGCGCATTGCCGATGGACCAGTGAATGGTCTTGCCATCCGCGCCCCAACTGGGAAACTGCGCACCGATGTCCGTCAGCTTCTTGCTGGGGAAATCCTGACTCGGCACACCACCCGCCGCACCACCGCCGCGGCCTTCGCCAACCGTGATCGTCGGCTCGGGCCCGCCGGGCCACGGAATGTCGGGGATGTAGTAGAGATCGAGATTCACCTGCGCCAACACGTGCGTGCCATCGGGCGACAAGCGCGCCCAAGCCCGCCGCCGCCACCACCGCCGCCGCCG is drawn from Gemmatimonadaceae bacterium and contains these coding sequences:
- a CDS encoding amidohydrolase family protein, with protein sequence MPSQDFPSKKLTDIGAQFPSWGADGKTIHWSIGNAHAVYDIERGMAFDDSVRKANPRPAPGAGGGDSAAAPAGRGAARTLATYKPVETRIRVAAPRDIPKASVLLKGARLSTMKGSEIFASGDIAIVNNRIVGIGKSGSVKAPAGARTIDVSGKTIIPGFVDTHAHLRVANNIHRDPVWSYAANLAYGVTTARDPQTGSTDVLSYEDQEKAGRVLAPRIYSTGPGVFAAENIRNIDDARRVLRRYAEYYDTKTIKEYQTGNREVRQWVIQAANELKLMPTTEGGLDVKMNITEAIDGYSGHEHTIPTYPLQSDVIKLLAESGMTYTPTLIVSYGAPWAENYWYEKMDLLHDAKLQLFTPWSDLEGKILRRGGSAGAVTTMGQAGWFHDSQYNMKQAGGDIKKLIDAGGSAGVGSHGQQQGIGFHWEMWNIGMGEGMTPHDALKVATIHGAKALGLGKDVGSLEVGKMADLIVFDRNPLENLQNTQAIKYVMKNGRMYDATNLNEVYPRQVKGAPFAWNEDDSPTRDGLKKP